The genomic window GCGAGGCACCGTGCTGCGTGGCCTGGCTGACGATTTCGTCCGTCGCGAGGCCGATGGACGCGATGGTGCTGACGTTCTCGAGGCCGGCGGCGAGGCGATCGAGATGCGTGCGCTGGGCGGCGAGGTCCTCCTCGAGGATCGGCGGTGGCGCGGTCTCGAGC from Chthoniobacterales bacterium includes these protein-coding regions:
- a CDS encoding universal stress protein → LETAPPPILEEDLAAQRTHLDRLAAGLENVSTIASIGLATDEIVSQATQHGASLIVLGSHGHGALYHLFAGSVVTGVLKRAHMPVLVVPIAPRAKD